One segment of Plasmodium gaboni strain SY75 chromosome 3, whole genome shotgun sequence DNA contains the following:
- a CDS encoding trophozoite stage antigen: MGYDQEGLTKLYKSLYIKEKGGYGKNDKKAKRLSLRTQVSSHNAYDLRCNSVDTTMNDYEFEVFTTLNDKVRLPSELKKINNKDMNIPTELTHEHNKFYATITLKCKDCSEEFTRDFEF; the protein is encoded by the coding sequence ATGGGTTACGATCAAGAAGGGttaacaaaattatataaaagtttGTATATTAAGGAGAAAGGAGGATATGGCAAAAATGATAAGAAAGCAAAAAGATTGTCATTAAGAACTCAGGTTTCTTCACACAATGCTTATGATTTAAGATGTAATTCTGTTGATACTACTATGAATGATTATGAATTCGAAGTTTTTACAAcattaaatgataaagTAAGATTACCATCAGAActaaaaaagataaataataaagatatgAACATACCCACTGAGTTAACACATGAACATAACAAATTTTATGCAACCATAACTTTGAAGTGTAAAGACTGTTCGGAGGAGTTTACACGTGATTTTGAATTTTAA
- a CDS encoding putative triosephosphate isomerase, whose amino-acid sequence MLKTIVLLSFYSLYTVFQKSTNCLTKYSSFRKKGKECYILISSNYILKNKSKKFSRDTCNILKKFERNNSSDENFIKTYSVENENDYMENIFTHDEQKKIKKKKKILIANWKCYLSKEEAYKLIDTLTRIKYSNYIDVILSLNLLYIPYLLRKIQENNSKIYACSQDVSLVNDFGPFTGETTAKLIYDFSIKYTLIGHSERRQGFYKNGETIEQIVLKVYNAINSKLKVILCIGDDYKNSDNSTSSYKMKELLRLIKTKISKDDMKNIIIAFEPRFAIGTGKPVSYDVLNKYYYELKRDIAKEIDKSTSEEMMIVYGGSITKSNMKIYVDNTNVDGFLIGKASLNEDFIDIIRYVDH is encoded by the exons ATGTTAAAAACGATTGTgttattatctttttattcTCTATATACCGTATTCCAAAAATCAACCAATTGTCTAACTAAATATTCTTCCTTTCGAAAAAAAGGAAAGgaatgttatatattaatctcttctaattatatattaaaaaataaaagtaaaaaattttcaaGAGATACATGCAACATCCTAAAAAAATTCGAACGGAATAATTCGAGTgatgaaaattttataaaaacatattccgtagaaaatgaaaatgattatatggaaaatatatttacccacgatgaacaaaaaaagataaaaaaaaaaaaaaaaattttaatagCTAACTGGAAATGCTATTTATCAAAAGAGGAAgcatataaattaatagATACATTGACaagaattaaatattcTAATTATATCGACGTAATACTATCtcttaatttattatatataccaTATCTTTTACGAAAGATACAAGAAAATAATTCTAAGATATATGCATGTTCTCAAGATGTAAGTTTAGTTAATGATTTCGGACCATTTACAGGAGAAACAACTGCAAAATTAATTTATGACTTTAGTATTAAATATACTTTAATAGGACATAGTGAAAGAAGACAAGGTTTTTATAAGAATGGAGAAACCATTGAACAGATAGTCTTGAAAGTATATAATGCTATTAATTCTAAATTAAAAGTTATACTATGTATTGGTGATGACTATAAAAATTCGGATAATTCTACATCTTCATACAAAATGAAGGAGCTCTTACGa CTTATCAAAACTAAAATTTCAAAGGAtgatatgaaaaatataatcataGCCTTTGAGCCAAGGTTTGCTATAGGTACAGGAAAACCAGTATCCTATGatgttttaaataaatattattatg AATTAAAAAGGGATATAGCAAAAGAAATCGACAAGTCAACAAGTGAAGAAATGATGATAGTTTACGGAGGATCTATAACCAAGTCTAATATGAAA ATTTATGTAGATAATACTAATGTGGATGGCTTCTTAATTGGAAAGGCTTCATTAAATGAAGATTTTATCGATATTATAAGATATGTAGATCATTAA
- a CDS encoding putative P-type ATPase: MKILEWISCTIKGKHNENKIYLISNFEFNKDEHEYYIKNAQNKIEEEDLNIDIIYGKKHKNEIRTAKYKLYSFLPLIVFFQFLRLGNLYFLSISMLQLIPEITDSKGMPTYLIPLVFIIVVAMIKEFFEDWQRHKSDNEENSKKTMVFEQGELKEKKWADVKDGDVVKIFSYEYFPADLIVLNCSNKKGIVNIETKNVDGESNVKQKYCLPDISKYFSDDKSAGFCRIELISERPNDNIFDYKGYMILPPLQYKNMKNGKLVHFYNTHYKMDDNKDEHDEKGTGIFINENNKYDNNDPHILYNANEQHNFSDMTKNDHNIYDDHHQNGRHDNNDDNNFDNNNNNNCFSVDDIKKQVQKEETVDKKKTFFTINNKKKVYDTSSSNNDQITHINNDVISENKPERRRRTLYSKLTFNKSFFNNKNENEKLNKRNSTLSSIGNNNNNNKNNNNDDDNIHNGAYDEEEQKLKKENFFFKEHKRDQKLVQITIDNLVLRGTSLVNTKWIYGLVINTGNRTKLMKNASTKSRQKWSRLEFVYGNHVIVLIICQVFISLIVAIAGVLWMRRKGYTLWYLNLDQTSDSLKTFFITIGSMILLFGSFIPVDLLLIWEVVRLLQGYLINWDNDMYSEKTGRHALSKAGQLLEEMGNVTHIYSDKTGTLTQNVMQLQNIGLGNKGTYGFYDFSNIKENIAKSRHWGSQDPMDPVFEDYDNEENGHGHLNDENKNDHGTNDSDDNNNNNDDENDDEDDDRDKDNDIHRDKDNDIYRDKDNIIHRDKDNGIHGEHNVHNHHYDNYDNYYLNNYQRQNHVKNKPYNDDETNFYRNNNLNKEKTRRSHTFLNPLNWSNTSINTKMKKKKSLFYNKNSLANYESLLNSTYTEDDFIRGENEFVFFNRLLFVNKIYSIRHDVQDQIYFLLLVLSLCHSAMIRNVDIDEMDNNEDDNNNNEKLKIYDKETDMVYTYITQTQPQYDASSPDELALISTSLYLGCEFVNRPNLTTIEIELSSTFAQRFILGENKFEKFLEKKKIYEKEFDTYFPDVIGCFGKEKKKESIKINENINKGNTKDDYMNNFHMSIPIKNIFGSNKIQYKEEIKSEEKIIKKVVPILSFEILDVFAFDNVRKRMSLIVKNEKKEIFMLVKGADTSVLKLASKNQENIVDHVEHQLHAFATSGLRTLVLGYKHLTENEFTDMYRNHIDARKKSETDKEEYLQEFYEEAENNLIIIGCTGIDDKLQDDVPQVIQDLRDAGMTICVLTGDKLETAINIGHSINILNKQTYNAIFTETDPALLLEQINIHEKNTNAANLLNVDHGTKWWNSVNWENLNLDLRSETILNFMKSNFHGSIKKSIISSNMFNMKNNNSFPSLARQDKVFNSFLESSESFCHNNELDKTKGKEQVHYSQFSITITGEALDVIMKDKILKIKFYTLARSASTLIACRVTPKQKSLLVKENSAFNPRGTSLAIGDGANDVGMILMANVGVGIAGKEGLQAARSSDFTISEFKYLKKLLFVHGRESLRRNSFLVYFCIFRNVSFCLCSMILIFWTGYSAIDAWNPWTKQIINIAFTSLPVIFFVALDKQLPHNILLNNPLLYETSPSTLWPFYSNRKMEFYTNKVKSCYKSFYKFFFFPIRYIPYIQRYTEKIKSWIGKRSKPEKYRTYGTHYLFVYLLFAIWLATVETVIMLHFSTGQAYSSSLKDNHHADIDFNTFSQILYTHHVIAVNIVVVLMTNTWFFISHVVLWVELIATFFFWFIISNTKFFLDIVGADELHGTFEKAHSSGNYYASLIISLYISILPLLILMTYQFIKKPTMEQIVLEQLKLGKFEGLRKYEIKKLAYIDNQKSSNEFNHKGFAFAVEAKEAFWGLVQKAIYKIKMPLLKDETGNIKHKRKS, encoded by the coding sequence atgaaaatattagaATGGATATCCTGTACTATCAAAGGAAAACATAATgagaataaaatatatttaatatctaattttgaatttaataaagatgagcatgaatattatataaagaatgCTCAAAACAAGATCGAGGAGGAAGATTTGaatatagatataatatatgggaagaaacataaaaatgaaataagAACAGctaaatataaattatatagCTTTTTGCCTTTGATTgtattttttcaatttttaaGATTAGgaaatttatattttttatcaatatCAATGTTACAATTAATACCTGAAATAACAGACTCAAAAGGAATGCCAACTTATTTAATACCCTTAGTTTTTATAATAGTAGTGGCAATGATTAAAGAATTTTTTGAAGACTGGCAAAGGCACAAATCtgataatgaagaaaatagTAAAAAAACTATGGTTTTTGAACAAGGagaattaaaagaaaaaaaatgggCAGATGTTAAAGATGGTGATGTTGTAAAAATTTTCtcatatgaatattttcCTGCTGATTTGATTGTATTAAATTGTtctaataaaaaaggaattGTAAACATTGAAACTAAAAATGTAGATGGTGAATCTAATgttaaacaaaaatattgttTACCAGATATATCTAAATATTTTAGTGATGATAAAAGTGCAGGATTCTGTAGAATAGAATTAATAAGTGAAAGACctaatgataatatttttgattaTAAAGGATATATGATATTACCTCCtttacaatataaaaatatgaagaatGGAAAACttgttcatttttataatactcattataaaatggatgataataaagatGAACACGATGAAAAAGGAACAGGAATCTttattaatgaaaataataaatatgataataatgatccacatattttatataatgcAAATGAACAACATAATTTTTCGGACATGACAAAGAAtgatcataatatatatgacGACCATCATCAAAATGGTAGGcatgataataatgatgataataattttgataataataataataataattgttTTTCCGTGGATGACATCAAGAAACAGGTGCAAAAAGAAGAAACAgtagataaaaaaaaaaccttttttactataaataataaaaaaaaggtatACGACACATCTAGTAGTAATAATGACCAAATAAcacatattaataatgatgtTATTAGTGAGAATAAACCAGAAAGGAGAAGAAGAACTTTGTACAGCAAGTTAACGTTTAATAAgtcattttttaataacaaaaatgagaacgagaaattaaataaaagGAATTCCACACTATCATCAATtggtaataataataataataataaaaataataataatgatgatgataatattcataatggagcatatgatgaagaagaacaaaaactaaaaaaagaaaattttttttttaaagaacATAAAAGAGATCAGAAACTTGTTCAAATAACAATAGATAATTTAGTACTTAGAGGAACATCTTTAGTAAATACAAAATGGATTTATGGTTTAGTAATTAATACAGGAAATCGTACAAAGTTAATGAAAAATGCATCAACAAAATCAAGACAAAAATGGTCTAGATTAGAATTTGTATATGGAAATCATGTTATTgtattaattatatgtCAAGTGTTTATATCTTTAATAGTAGCTATAGCAGGTGTATTATGGATGAGAAGAAAAGGCTATACTTTGTGGTATTTAAATTTAGATCAAACATCTGATAGtttaaaaacattttttataactaTAGGATCTATGATTCTATTATTTGGTTCTTTTATACCAGtagatttattattaatatggGAGGTGGTTAGATTATTACAAGgatatttaataaattgGGATAATGATATGTATAGCGAAAAAACTGGTAGACATGCATTAAGTAAAGCTGGACAATTATTAGAAGAAATGGGAAATGTTACTCATATATATTCGGACAAAACAGGAACCTTAACACAAAATGTTATGCAGCTACAAAATATTGGTTTGGGAAATAAGGGAACATATGGTTTTTATGATTTCAGTAATATAAAGGAAAATATTGCAAAGAGCAGACATTGGGGTAGTCAAGATCCTATGGACCCTGTTTTTGAAGATTACgataatgaagaaaatgGACATGGACACCTAAATGATGAGAACAAAAATGATCATGGTACAAATGATAGTGATgacaacaacaataataatgatgatgaaaatgacgatgaagatgatgatCGTGATAAAGATAATGATATTCATCGTGATAAAGATAATGATATTTATCGtgataaagataatattattcatcGTGATAAAGATAATGGTATTCATGGTGAACATAATGTTCATAACCATCATTATGAcaattatgataattattacCTTAATAATTATCAACGCCAAAACcatgtaaaaaataaaccATACAACGATGATGAAACAAAtttttatagaaataataatttgaataAAGAAAAGACAAGAAGGAGCCATACATTTTTGAATCCTTTAAATTGGTCAAATACTTcaataaatacaaaaatgaaaaagaaaaagagtctattttataataaaaatagcTTAGCTAATTATGAAAGCTTACTAAATAGTACTTATACTGAAGATGATTTTATTAGGGGTGAAAATgaatttgttttttttaatagattattatttgttaataaaatatatagcATTCGTCATGATGTTCAAgatcaaatatattttttattattagtTTTAAGCTTATGCCATAGTGCTATGATAAGAAATGTAGATATAGATGAAATGgataataatgaagatgataataacaataatgaaaaattaaaaatatatgataaagAAACTGATATGGTTTATACATACATTACACAAACACAACCACAATATGATGCAAGTTCTCCAGATGAATTAGCTTTAATAAGTACATCTTTATATTTAGGATGTGAGTTTGTAAACAGACCTAATTTAACTACTATAGAAATAGAATTATCATCTACATTTGCTCAAAGGTTTATATTAGGTGAAAATAAATTCGAAAAatttttagaaaaaaaaaaaatttatgaaaaagaaTTTGATACATATTTCCCTGATGTAATTGGGTGTTTTGGAaaggagaaaaaaaaagagagtattaaaataaatgagAATATAAACAAAGGTAATACAAAAGATGATTATATGAATAACTTTCATATGTCTATACcaataaaaaatatctttggttctaataaaattcaatataaagaagaaattaAATCTGAAGagaaaattattaaaaaagttGTACCCATTTTATCATTTGAAATATTAGATGTATTCGCATTTGATAATGTAAGAAAAAGAATGTCATTAATTgttaaaaatgaaaaaaaagaaatcTTTATGTTAGTAAAAGGAGCTGATACAAGTGTATTAAAATTAGCATCAAAAAATCAAGAAAATATTGTAGATCACGTAGAGCATCAATTACATGCATTTGCAACATCAGGTTTAAGAACGTTAGTTTTAGGATATAAACATTTGACAGAAAATGAATTTACTGATATGTATCGAAATCATATAGATGCTAGAAAAAAATCAGAAACAGATAAAGAAGAATATTTACAAGAATTTTATGAAGAAGCTGagaataatttaattattattgGATGTACAGGTATTGATGATAAGTTGCAAGATGATGTCCCTCAAGTAATACAAGATTTAAGAGATGCAGGTATGACAATATGTGTATTAACAGGAGATAAATTAGAAACAGCTATTAATATTGGACattctataaatatattaaataaacaaaCATATAATGCTATATTTACAGAAACTGACCCAGCTTTATTATTAGAACAGATAAATATTCATGAGAAGAATACAAATGCAGCAAATCTTTTAAATGTAGATCATGGTACGAAATGGTGGAATAGTGTAAATTGggaaaatttaaatttagATTTAAGATCTGAAAcaatattaaattttatgaaaTCTAATTTTCATGGTTCTATAAAAAAGAGTATTATATCATCaaatatgtttaatatgaaaaataataattcttttcCAAGTTTAGCTAGACAAGATAAAGTATTCAACTCTTTTTTAGAATCTAGTGAATCATTTTGTCATAATAATGAATTGGATAAAACGAAAGGAAAAGAACAAGTACATTATTCACAATTTTCTATAACAATTACAGGTGAAGCATTAGATGTTATAATGAAAgataaaattttaaaaatcAAATTCTATACATTAGCTAGAAGTGCATCTACATTAATTGCTTGTCGTGTAACACCTAAACAAAAATCATTATTAGTTAAAGAAAATTCTGCTTTTAATCCTCGCGGTACATCATTAGCTATAGGTGATGGTGCAAATGATGTTGGCATGATTTTAATGGCTAATGTTGGTGTTGGTATTGCAGGAAAGGAAGGTTTACAAGCTGCTCGTTCTTCTGATTTTACTATCAGTgaatttaaatatttaaaaaaattattatttgtacATGGTAGAGAATCATTAAGAAGAAATTCTTTTTTagtatatttttgtatatttcGTAATGTTAGTTTTTGTTTATGTTCaatgatattaatattttggACAGGTTATAGTGCTATAGATGCATGGAATCCATGGACAAaacaaattattaatatagCTTTCACATCATTACctgtaatattttttgttgCTTTAGATAAGCAGTTACCACATAATATCCTTTTAAATAATcctttattatatgaaacATCACCATCAACTTTATGGCCATTTTATTCTAATAGAAAAATGGAATTTTATACTAACAAAGTAAAAAGTTGTTATAaatcattttataaatttttttttttccctaTACGATATATACCATATATACAAAGATATAcagaaaaaataaaatcatGGATTGGAAAAAGATCAAAACCAGAAAAGTATAGAACTTATGGTAcacattatttatttgtttatttattatttgcAATTTGGCTAGCTACCGTTGAAACGGTTATAATGTTACATTTTTCAACAGGACAAGCATATTCATCTTCTTTAAAAGATAATCATCATGCAGATATAGATTTTAATACGTTTTCACAAATTCTTTATACTCATCATGTAATAGCAGTAAATATAGTAGTAGTACTAATGACTAATACATGGTTTTTTATATCTCATGTAGTGTTATGGGTAGAATTGATAGCaacatttttcttttggTTTATAATAAGTAATACTAAATTCTTTTTAGATATTGTAGGAGCAGATGAATTACATGGTACATTTGAAAAAGCACATTCATCAGGTAACTATTATGCTTcattaataatttctttatacatatctatattaccattattaatattaatgacttatcaatttataaaaaaaccGACTATGGAACAAATAGTACTAGAGCAATTAAAATTGGGGAAATTTGAAGGATTAAGAAAATAcgaaataaaaaaattagcATATATTGATAACCAAAAAAGTTCAAATGAATTTAATCATAAAGGATTTGCTTTTGCAGTAGAGGCGAAAGAAGCCTTTTGGGGATTGGTACAGAAAGCTAtctataaaattaaaatgcCCTTACTTAAAGATGAAACTGGAAATATAAAGCACAAAAGaaaatcataa
- a CDS encoding putative E3 ubiquitin-protein ligase RBX1 translates to MADNITNDERDIFKIHKWSAVAAWSWDITVDNCAICRNHIMDLCIECQAKSTGHESDKDKKIDKEACTIAWGVCNHAFHLHCISRWIKARQVCPLDNTTWEFQKATD, encoded by the coding sequence atggctgataatataacaaatgatgaaagagatatatttaaaattcATAAATGGTCAGCAGTAGCAGCTTGGTCATGGGATATAACTGTAGATAATTGCGCAATATGTAGAAATCATATTATGGATTTATGTATAGAATGTCAAGCTAAATCAACAGGTCATGAAAGTGATAaggataaaaaaattgataaAGAAGCTTGTACTATTGCTTGGGGGGTATGTAATCATGCTTTTCATCTTCATTGCATATCAAGATGGATAAAGGCAAGACAAGTATGTCCTTTGGATAATACTACTTGGGAATTTCAAAAGGCCACagattaa